TACAGCTCGCCGTCGAATCGGAGCGAAGGATCAGAGCTGGAGAGATTCGGCCTCCCGAGGAGGAAGAGGCCATCCCCTGGGAGGAAAGGGTCGAGGATCGCCTCCGAACAACCGTCGAATATCTGAAATCGGTGCTTCAGGAGATCTAAGCTTGACTCCATCTCGGCGATGATGTAAAATGGAATACGCTCGAAGGGGAGTTGTGAGGTTATGAGGTTAAAATTTTATGCTGTTTTCAGGGATATAACCGGCCAGAGGGAAATCGATAAAGAGTTTGTGGGAACCATACGGCAACTCCTTGAGGAGCTCTGCGATGAATTCGGTGAGAGATTCAGGGGATACGTCTTCGATGAAAGAGGCGGGCTCAGAAAGTACGTGAAGATCTTCGTCAACGGACGTAACATCGATGATCTAGATAGGTTGGAGACGAGATTAGGTGAGGGAGATAGCGTGGCGATTTTTCCTCCGACGAAAACTTAGGCGGCAGAGGATTGACGTCGGCGATAGTCAGCTCAGAGGTCCCGCCCAATTGTTACCCTCTCGATGAGAACAACAAACTCGTTATCGCTCCTGGCCTACTGGGCGGAACGCCCGCACCCTGTTCAGGCAGGCTCTCCGTTGGAGCTAAAAGTCCGCTGACCGGAGGGATCAAGGAGGCCAACGCTGGGGGAACGGCGGCTCAGAAACTCTCGCGGCTCGACATCGCCGCCATCGTCGTGGAGGGCAAACCGGAGGACGGAAAGCTCTATATGCTGAAGATCGATAAGGATGGAGCGGAGTTACTGGACGCTTCCGATCTTAAAGGGTTAGGTAATTACGACACGGTGGCCAAGCTGATGGAGAG
The genomic region above belongs to Candidatus Poribacteria bacterium and contains:
- a CDS encoding MoaD family protein, giving the protein MRLKFYAVFRDITGQREIDKEFVGTIRQLLEELCDEFGERFRGYVFDERGGLRKYVKIFVNGRNIDDLDRLETRLGEGDSVAIFPPTKT